The following nucleotide sequence is from Callithrix jacchus isolate 240 chromosome 12, calJac240_pri, whole genome shotgun sequence.
TTGGGACGGAAGCAGCTGAGAGCCTTTCTACCTGGCCCTGCTCCTCCCTGGATTCTACCCTGGGCATGATCTCTGAGTATCGTTTGGCTGTTTGTCTTACAGGCGTCATCCCTGAAGTGTATCGCTTAGTTCAAGTTTTGGAATCTTTTCACAGCCACCATGAACACCTCTTACCTCCTGGCCTTGCTGCTCACAGGGTCCCCACAGGGTGACAACAGAAGCAAGCCCCTGGACGTCCTATACAACTTCTCTGACCATTGCCAGGATTCCGTGGATGTGATGGTCTTCATCGTGACTTCCTACAGCATTGAGACCATCGTGGGGGTCCTGGGCAACCTCTGCCTGATGTGTGTGACTGTGAGGCAGAAGGAGAAGGCCAACGTGACCAACCTGCTCATTGCCAATCTGGCCTTCTCCGACTTCCTCATGTGCCTCCTATGCCAGCCTCTGACCGCCATCTACACCATCATGGACTACTGGATCTTCGGAGAGACCCTCTGCAAGATATCGGCCTTTATCCAGTGCATGTCGGTGACGGTCTCCATCCTCTCCCTCGTCCTCGTGGCCCTGGAGCGGCATCAGCTCATCATCAACCCAACAGGCTGGAAGCCCAGCATCTCGCAGGCCTACCTGGGGATTGTGCTCATCTGGGTCGTTGCCTGCGTCCTCTCCCTGCCCTTCCTGGCCAACAGCATCCTGGAGGATGTCTTCCACAGGAACCACTCCAAGGCTCTGGAGTTCCTGGCGGTTAAGGTGGTCTGTACCGAGTCCTGGCCACTGGCTCACCACCGCACCATCTACACCACCTTCCTGCTCCTCTTCCAGTACTGCCTCCCACTGGCCTTCATCCTGGTCTGCTATGCACGCATCTACCAGCGCCTGCAGAGGCAGGGGCGTGTGTTCCACAAGGGCACCTACAGCTTGCGAGCTGGGCAGATGAAGCGGGTGAATGGGGTGCTGGTGGCGATGGTGGTGGCCTTTGCCGTGCTCTGGCTGCCTCTGCATGTGTTCAACAGCCTGGAGGACTGGCACCATGAGGCCATCCCCATCTGCCATGGCAACCTCATCTTCTTGGTGTGCCACTTGCTTGCCATGGCCTCCACCTGCGTCAACCCATTCATCTATGGCTTCCTCAACACCAACTTCAAGAAGGAGATTAAGGCTCTGGTGCTGACTTGCCAGCAGAGCGCCCCCACAGAGGAGTTGGAGCATCTTCCTCTGTCCACAGTGCACACGGAAGTCTCCAAAGGGTCCCTGAGGCTAAGTGGCAGGTCCAACCCCATTTAACCAGGTC
It contains:
- the LOC100399123 gene encoding neuropeptide Y receptor type 4-2, encoding MNTSYLLALLLTGSPQGDNRSKPLDVLYNFSDHCQDSVDVMVFIVTSYSIETIVGVLGNLCLMCVTVRQKEKANVTNLLIANLAFSDFLMCLLCQPLTAIYTIMDYWIFGETLCKISAFIQCMSVTVSILSLVLVALERHQLIINPTGWKPSISQAYLGIVLIWVVACVLSLPFLANSILEDVFHRNHSKALEFLAVKVVCTESWPLAHHRTIYTTFLLLFQYCLPLAFILVCYARIYQRLQRQGRVFHKGTYSLRAGQMKRVNGVLVAMVVAFAVLWLPLHVFNSLEDWHHEAIPICHGNLIFLVCHLLAMASTCVNPFIYGFLNTNFKKEIKALVLTCQQSAPTEELEHLPLSTVHTEVSKGSLRLSGRSNPI